The proteins below come from a single Fusobacterium nucleatum genomic window:
- the glgB gene encoding 1,4-alpha-glucan branching protein GlgB, with translation MSGQVEQYLFHRGEYRQAYEYLGAHPTRSSTIFRIWAPAAKSVAVVGDFNDWTAREEDYCRKLNNVGLWEVEIKKVKKSFLYKYQIETSWGEKILKSDPYAFYSELRPHTASIVNGKPKFRWGDKKWLNNREIGYAKPINIYEVHLGSWKKKEDGTYYNYREIAELLVEYMLEMNYTHVEIMPIIEYPFDGSWGYQGTGYYSVTSRYGMPEDFMYFVNYFHKNNLGVILDWVPGHFCKDSHGLYRFDGSACYEYENPSLGENEWGSANFNVTRNEVRSFLLSNLYFWVKEFHIDGIRMDAVSNMLYYRSGLSENKHSVEFLQYINQSLHEEYPDVMLIAEDSSAWPLVTKYQEDGGLGFDFKWNMGWMNDTLKYMEQDPFFRKSHHGKLTFSFMYAFSENFILPLSHDEIVHGKNSILNKMPGYYEDKLAHVRNLYSYQMAHPGKKLNFMGNEFVQGLEWRYYEQLEWQLLKDNKGSQNIQKYVKALNKMYLEEEAFWHDGQDGFEWIEHENINENMLIFLRKTPNMEDFIIAVFNFSGKDHEKYPLGVPLEDGEYEVILDSNEKKFGGSYQGKKRKYKAIKKSWNYREQYIEIKIAKNSAIFLKYKKEK, from the coding sequence ATGTCAGGACAAGTGGAACAATATTTATTTCATCGTGGAGAGTATAGGCAAGCCTATGAATATCTAGGAGCACACCCTACACGAAGCTCTACCATATTTCGGATATGGGCACCAGCAGCAAAATCAGTAGCTGTTGTTGGTGATTTCAATGATTGGACAGCAAGAGAAGAAGATTATTGCCGAAAGCTTAATAATGTAGGTCTTTGGGAAGTTGAAATAAAGAAAGTTAAAAAAAGTTTTTTATATAAGTATCAAATAGAAACTTCTTGGGGAGAAAAGATATTAAAATCTGATCCCTATGCATTTTATTCGGAACTTAGACCACATACTGCTTCTATTGTAAATGGAAAGCCTAAGTTTCGCTGGGGTGATAAAAAGTGGCTTAATAATAGAGAGATAGGTTATGCAAAACCAATTAATATATATGAAGTTCATCTTGGCTCTTGGAAGAAAAAAGAAGATGGAACTTACTATAATTATAGAGAGATTGCAGAATTATTAGTTGAATATATGTTAGAGATGAATTATACTCATGTTGAAATTATGCCTATTATTGAATATCCATTTGATGGTTCTTGGGGATATCAAGGTACAGGATATTATTCAGTAACAAGCCGTTATGGAATGCCAGAAGATTTTATGTATTTTGTAAATTATTTTCATAAAAATAATTTAGGTGTAATCTTAGATTGGGTTCCTGGACATTTTTGTAAAGATTCACATGGACTATATCGTTTTGATGGTAGTGCTTGTTATGAGTATGAAAATCCCTCTCTTGGAGAAAATGAATGGGGTAGTGCAAACTTTAATGTTACAAGAAATGAGGTAAGAAGTTTCTTACTTTCTAATTTATACTTTTGGGTAAAAGAATTTCATATTGATGGTATAAGAATGGATGCCGTTTCTAATATGCTTTATTACAGAAGTGGATTAAGTGAGAATAAGCATTCAGTTGAATTTTTACAATATATAAATCAAAGTTTACATGAAGAATATCCAGATGTTATGTTGATAGCTGAAGATTCCTCTGCTTGGCCATTAGTAACTAAATATCAGGAAGATGGTGGACTTGGATTTGATTTTAAATGGAATATGGGGTGGATGAACGATACATTAAAATATATGGAACAAGATCCATTTTTTAGAAAATCACATCATGGAAAATTAACATTTTCTTTTATGTATGCTTTTTCAGAAAATTTTATATTACCATTATCACATGATGAAATAGTTCATGGAAAAAATTCTATCTTAAATAAAATGCCTGGTTACTATGAAGATAAATTAGCTCATGTTAGAAATTTATATTCTTATCAAATGGCTCATCCAGGTAAAAAATTAAATTTTATGGGAAATGAGTTTGTACAAGGACTTGAGTGGAGATATTATGAGCAATTAGAGTGGCAACTGTTGAAAGATAATAAAGGTTCACAAAATATTCAAAAATATGTTAAAGCTCTAAATAAAATGTATTTAGAAGAAGAAGCTTTTTGGCATGATGGACAGGATGGTTTTGAATGGATAGAACATGAAAATATAAATGAAAATATGCTAATTTTTTTAAGAAAAACTCCTAATATGGAAGATTTTATTATAGCAGTATTTAATTTTTCAGGAAAAGATCATGAAAAATACCCTCTTGGAGTTCCATTAGAAGATGGAGAATATGAGGTTATCTTAGATAGTAATGAAAAAAAGTTTGGAGGCTCTTATCAAGGAAAGAAAAGAAAATATAAGGCAATAAAAAAATCTTGGAATTATAGGGAACAATATATAGAAATAAAGATTGCTAAAAATTCAGCCATATTTTTAAAATATAAAAAGGAAAAATAA